The Cohnella abietis genome has a segment encoding these proteins:
- a CDS encoding FadR/GntR family transcriptional regulator, producing the protein MSFQKIKALKGSEIVFKQIQEQITSQIYPPGSKLPTVVELAESFEVGRSTVREALSALKAMGWVTIRHGGGTFVSVQPPKEENLGWLANSEQLQELLEVRKLLEAGCASLAATRRTEANLTELSNILKQMEAALDQEEESDLIDIRFHLEIAKASHNAMLISMMESMTDRMQHSMKDSRRLWFFAERASTEQLLLEHKKIYEAIEAKDDKLASVKMIDHLSKVEKVIHNLSH; encoded by the coding sequence ATGTCATTCCAGAAAATCAAAGCCCTAAAGGGTTCAGAAATTGTATTCAAGCAAATTCAGGAACAAATCACTTCCCAAATCTATCCTCCGGGATCAAAGCTGCCCACCGTAGTGGAATTAGCCGAGAGCTTCGAGGTAGGTCGCTCCACGGTGCGTGAAGCGCTAAGTGCTTTGAAGGCAATGGGATGGGTTACGATACGTCACGGTGGAGGTACCTTCGTTAGTGTCCAGCCTCCCAAAGAGGAAAATCTGGGATGGTTAGCTAACTCAGAGCAGCTGCAGGAATTGCTTGAGGTTCGCAAGCTGCTTGAAGCAGGCTGTGCTTCTCTAGCGGCAACCCGCAGAACAGAAGCTAATCTAACCGAGCTCAGCAATATTCTCAAGCAGATGGAAGCCGCATTAGATCAAGAAGAGGAAAGCGATCTGATCGATATCCGGTTTCATCTTGAAATTGCCAAAGCATCACACAACGCGATGCTTATCTCTATGATGGAGTCTATGACCGATCGGATGCAGCACAGTATGAAGGATTCTCGTAGACTGTGGTTTTTCGCCGAACGCGCTTCTACCGAGCAGCTGCTGCTCGAGCACAAGAAAATATATGAAGCTATTGAAGCAAAGGATGATAAGCTTGCCAGCGTCAAAATGATTGACCATCTGAGCAAGGTGGAGAAGGTCATTCATAA
- a CDS encoding FAD-binding oxidoreductase encodes MLNNNVKQQLRDAVGERYFKDDKESLVTHSYDGTPMLQVLPDGIVYPKNTAEVSAVMKILNLHQIPLVSRGSGTNLCGGTVPVQGGIVMVMHRMNAILEVDLLNLTATVQPGIITKQFIEHIEGLGLFYPPDPSSMSISTIGGNIAECSGGLRGLKYGTTKDYVLGLEAVLASGEVIRTGGKLMKDVAGYDLTKLLVGSEGTLAVITEATLKLIPPPKYKKTMLAMFTDLYDAARTVSKIIENRIIPATLEFMDNPTIKVVDDYAKLGLPLDMAAILLIEQDGEPEMVERDIELISAICREENASQISVANNQEEALKLLTARRSAFTALARLRPTTILEDATVPRSKIADMVLEINRIAEKYNVQICTFGHAGDGNLHPTATTDARDTEEIHRVEEAFAEIFEAAIRLGGTITGEHGVGLVKAPYLEWKIGAAGIEVMKGIKQAFDPLNILNPGKMFAKETRRRVVLERG; translated from the coding sequence ATGCTGAATAACAATGTTAAACAACAATTGCGTGATGCCGTTGGAGAGCGTTATTTCAAAGATGATAAGGAATCCCTCGTAACTCACTCATATGATGGCACACCGATGCTTCAAGTATTGCCAGACGGAATTGTATATCCGAAAAATACTGCAGAAGTATCAGCTGTGATGAAAATATTAAACCTACACCAAATCCCTCTTGTTAGCCGTGGTTCCGGTACGAATCTATGCGGCGGAACTGTGCCTGTTCAAGGCGGGATCGTCATGGTTATGCACCGAATGAACGCGATATTGGAAGTCGATTTGCTTAATCTGACGGCAACTGTGCAGCCGGGTATTATTACGAAGCAATTTATTGAGCACATTGAAGGCTTGGGACTTTTCTACCCGCCGGATCCTAGTAGCATGTCGATTTCCACGATCGGAGGCAATATTGCCGAATGCTCCGGGGGACTGCGTGGCTTGAAATACGGAACGACTAAGGATTATGTGCTCGGCTTGGAGGCAGTGCTTGCTTCAGGAGAAGTGATCCGGACTGGCGGAAAGCTAATGAAGGATGTCGCTGGTTATGATTTAACCAAGCTGCTAGTTGGTTCCGAGGGAACTTTGGCAGTGATTACGGAGGCGACTCTAAAGCTTATCCCTCCACCGAAGTATAAGAAAACAATGCTTGCGATGTTTACCGATTTATATGACGCAGCCCGTACCGTATCTAAGATTATCGAGAATCGCATTATTCCTGCCACACTCGAGTTCATGGATAATCCAACTATTAAAGTCGTAGATGATTATGCCAAGCTAGGTCTTCCACTTGATATGGCAGCTATTCTGCTCATTGAGCAGGATGGCGAGCCTGAGATGGTTGAGCGGGATATTGAGCTTATATCTGCGATATGCCGTGAAGAGAATGCAAGTCAGATCAGCGTAGCGAACAATCAAGAAGAGGCGCTTAAGCTATTGACTGCTAGAAGAAGCGCTTTTACCGCTCTTGCTAGATTGCGCCCGACAACGATTCTTGAGGATGCGACTGTGCCTCGTTCTAAGATTGCCGACATGGTTCTAGAGATCAATAGAATCGCGGAAAAATATAATGTTCAAATCTGTACCTTCGGGCATGCGGGGGATGGTAATCTTCACCCGACAGCGACGACGGATGCACGGGATACGGAAGAAATTCACCGTGTCGAGGAAGCGTTCGCCGAAATATTCGAGGCAGCGATTCGATTGGGCGGAACGATTACGGGTGAGCATGGGGTTGGCTTAGTTAAGGCGCCATATTTGGAGTGGAAAATAGGCGCTGCGGGCATCGAAGTTATGAAAGGCATAAAGCAAGCCTTCGATCCGCTAAATATTCTAAACCCAGGAAAAATGTTTGCTAAGGAAACCAGACGCAGGGTGGTGCTGGAACGTGGCTAA
- a CDS encoding (Fe-S)-binding protein — translation MANTTTELQKTLKIKLDYDQLTNCMRCGFCLPACPTFKETGIEAESPRGRIALMKAAVDGVMDPSVQFEEQMSHCLGCRACEPACPADVKYGQLIEQARDAIEEHTTQHRGWIKGVRSIVFKQLFPHQKRMKLLGKGLRIYQKTGLQAVVRKTGAVGLFSKQLASLERILPDVAGTGIVEKIGTRIPAKGQKLGTVGMFRGCLMDMLFMETNYKTVQLLSEAGFEVIIPETQNCCGALHAHSGETSQAKELAKNNIRAFQEAGVDYIISNAGGCGAILVEYDHLLHDEPEWKEGGKWFAERVKDISSILLEKGRLLTFNQGKTEADKVTITYQDSCHLKNVMKGGNAPRKLLSSLKNVDFIEMKDAGSCCGSAGIYNVTQPEMANQILDHKMENVNATKAHYIVTSNPGCLLQMKLGIDKHADNKQMQAVHIVDFLYDRLAKNVERDI, via the coding sequence GTGGCTAATACAACGACCGAATTACAAAAAACGTTGAAAATAAAGCTGGACTACGACCAGCTAACGAACTGTATGCGTTGCGGCTTCTGCTTGCCTGCTTGTCCGACCTTCAAGGAAACAGGAATTGAGGCAGAATCTCCACGTGGACGGATTGCTCTGATGAAAGCAGCGGTTGACGGAGTGATGGATCCGAGCGTTCAATTCGAAGAGCAAATGAGTCATTGTCTAGGCTGCAGAGCCTGCGAGCCTGCTTGTCCTGCAGACGTGAAATATGGCCAGCTAATTGAGCAGGCACGTGATGCCATTGAAGAGCATACTACTCAGCACCGTGGATGGATTAAGGGAGTTCGCAGCATCGTATTTAAGCAGCTGTTCCCTCATCAGAAGCGGATGAAGCTACTTGGTAAAGGACTGCGAATCTATCAGAAAACAGGCCTTCAGGCTGTTGTGCGTAAGACGGGAGCTGTAGGTTTATTTTCGAAGCAGCTTGCGTCGTTGGAGCGAATATTGCCTGATGTAGCGGGTACAGGAATCGTTGAGAAAATAGGTACTCGGATTCCCGCTAAAGGTCAGAAGCTTGGGACAGTTGGTATGTTCCGAGGCTGCTTGATGGATATGCTCTTCATGGAAACAAACTATAAAACCGTCCAACTGCTCTCCGAGGCGGGCTTTGAAGTCATTATCCCCGAGACTCAGAATTGCTGTGGCGCTTTGCATGCTCATAGTGGGGAAACCTCCCAGGCGAAGGAGCTTGCTAAAAATAATATTCGTGCGTTCCAAGAAGCGGGCGTTGATTATATCATTTCCAATGCTGGTGGCTGTGGTGCAATACTTGTGGAATACGACCACTTGCTTCATGATGAGCCGGAGTGGAAAGAGGGCGGAAAGTGGTTTGCTGAGCGAGTTAAGGATATCAGCTCCATTCTGTTGGAGAAAGGTCGCTTGCTAACCTTCAATCAAGGCAAAACGGAAGCAGACAAGGTAACCATCACTTATCAAGATTCCTGCCACTTGAAAAATGTAATGAAGGGCGGTAACGCTCCACGAAAGCTGCTGTCGTCTTTAAAAAATGTTGATTTCATCGAGATGAAGGATGCAGGCTCATGCTGCGGGTCAGCGGGAATTTATAATGTTACCCAGCCTGAGATGGCCAATCAAATCCTTGATCATAAGATGGAAAATGTTAACGCAACGAAGGCCCATTACATTGTTACGAGTAACCCCGGCTGCTTACTTCAGATGAAGCTAGGTATCGATAAGCATGCCGACAACAAGCAGATGCAGGCTGTTCATATCGTTGATTTCTTATATGACCGGCTAGCTAAGAATGTAGAGAGAGATATTTAG
- the fur gene encoding ferric iron uptake transcriptional regulator, which translates to MINIAEQMEKINRQLTAKGYKLTPQREITLKVLLENQKDHLSAEDVFMLVRTQFPNIGLATVYRTLELLAELHIVQKVNFGDGVARFDLRLEGHEHMHHHLVCNVCGALEEIEDDWLLEIEQKVAREYGFKVTDHRLDFMGNYQVCKNNSKACKKMSKAVS; encoded by the coding sequence ATGATAAATATCGCAGAGCAAATGGAAAAAATTAATCGCCAATTGACGGCGAAAGGATACAAGCTAACCCCTCAGCGTGAAATTACTCTTAAGGTGTTGCTTGAAAACCAGAAGGATCATTTAAGTGCCGAGGATGTTTTCATGCTCGTAAGGACGCAATTTCCTAACATTGGTCTTGCTACGGTATATCGCACTTTGGAGCTTCTTGCGGAATTACACATTGTGCAGAAGGTGAACTTCGGAGACGGGGTAGCACGTTTCGATCTGCGCTTGGAAGGCCATGAGCATATGCATCACCATCTGGTTTGTAATGTATGTGGAGCCCTTGAAGAAATTGAGGACGACTGGCTGCTTGAAATAGAGCAGAAAGTAGCCCGCGAATATGGATTCAAAGTAACCGATCATCGGCTGGACTTTATGGGGAACTACCAAGTGTGTAAGAACAATAGCAAAGCATGTAAGAAAATGAGCAAGGCGGTTTCCTAA
- a CDS encoding NHL repeat-containing protein produces the protein MMKNNTKLELIPDWAKLPESVTLGYTHGVATDSKDRVFVFNMSEHAIAIFDQDGEFLTSWGQAFAEGAHGMHLQQEDDGQEYVYLTDIARNLVAKYTLDGEEILTIGVPPVSGLYPTSEHYKPTDIDVAPNGDIYVVDGYGQYAIHRYDSKGNWLQCWGGKADTKHIFYEPHGIYIDTRPTEPLLYVADRRHQRFVSYRLDGTFVQDYHGDFLLPCDLVAFGDDGFIIPDLNGRITVTDGSFQNAVHTGENPLIWEDSRWPNIPPSEWTKDRFNSPHALCVTRDNHVLVVEWVLNGRITKWKIT, from the coding sequence ATGATGAAAAATAATACTAAGTTAGAGCTTATTCCTGATTGGGCGAAGCTTCCTGAATCCGTGACACTTGGCTATACGCATGGGGTTGCAACTGACTCCAAAGATCGCGTATTTGTATTCAACATGAGCGAGCATGCTATCGCTATTTTCGACCAAGATGGTGAGTTCCTTACTTCATGGGGACAGGCATTCGCTGAAGGTGCTCACGGCATGCACTTGCAACAAGAGGATGATGGCCAAGAGTATGTTTACTTAACGGACATCGCCCGCAATCTTGTCGCTAAATATACGCTTGATGGAGAAGAAATCCTTACCATTGGAGTCCCTCCAGTTTCGGGGCTATATCCTACGTCTGAGCATTATAAGCCTACAGATATAGATGTCGCACCGAATGGAGATATCTATGTCGTTGATGGCTACGGCCAATACGCCATTCATCGTTATGATTCCAAGGGAAATTGGCTGCAGTGTTGGGGAGGGAAGGCTGATACAAAGCACATCTTCTATGAGCCGCATGGGATTTACATTGATACGCGTCCAACTGAGCCCCTCCTTTATGTAGCTGATCGTCGACACCAGCGCTTTGTTAGCTACCGTCTTGATGGCACATTCGTTCAGGATTATCACGGAGACTTCTTGCTTCCTTGCGACTTGGTCGCATTTGGCGATGATGGTTTCATTATCCCAGACTTAAATGGACGGATTACCGTAACGGATGGCAGCTTCCAGAATGCAGTTCATACTGGTGAGAATCCGCTTATATGGGAAGACTCGAGATGGCCTAACATTCCACCGTCGGAGTGGACTAAGGATCGTTTTAACTCGCCACATGCCCTCTGCGTAACTAGAGACAATCATGTGCTTGTTGTTGAGTGGGTTCTGAACGGACGAATTACTAAGTGGAAAATAACCTGA
- a CDS encoding phytanoyl-CoA dioxygenase family protein encodes MTTNLSNTPITDEHITFYKENGFVKVENMLTPEELTELREYLEEAMLADSDRSVKTDKKDGLYYRVLNQKVNTWRDHAGMGKFSFHKRFAESALALTEANEIRFFHDHGLWKMPNDSKPTPWHQDTPYWPINETDKGMMSIWIALDDVNEDNGCLAFVPKSHKLGKLTGIDFLDPQNIFDYVEGGQLDDQKPVVVPLKAGSCTFHNGLTFHYAHANATDRPRRALAIIFMPDGITFSGVTHPITDGVSLEKDQAIKGPLFPLLAKRV; translated from the coding sequence ATGACAACTAACTTATCGAACACGCCAATAACAGATGAACACATTACTTTTTACAAAGAAAACGGTTTCGTTAAAGTAGAAAATATGCTCACGCCAGAGGAATTGACTGAGCTTCGCGAATATCTTGAGGAAGCCATGCTAGCTGACAGCGATCGCTCTGTAAAAACAGATAAGAAAGACGGCTTGTATTATCGGGTATTGAACCAGAAGGTTAACACATGGAGAGATCATGCTGGAATGGGAAAATTCAGCTTTCATAAGCGATTTGCCGAGTCTGCCTTAGCTTTAACTGAAGCGAATGAAATTCGTTTTTTCCACGATCATGGGCTCTGGAAAATGCCAAACGACTCCAAACCGACACCGTGGCATCAAGATACTCCATACTGGCCAATCAACGAAACAGATAAAGGCATGATGTCGATCTGGATCGCCTTGGATGATGTTAATGAGGATAATGGCTGTTTGGCCTTCGTTCCTAAATCACACAAGCTAGGCAAACTGACGGGTATTGATTTCTTAGATCCGCAAAACATCTTTGATTATGTAGAAGGCGGACAATTGGACGACCAGAAGCCAGTCGTTGTACCTCTTAAAGCTGGTAGCTGTACGTTCCACAATGGCTTAACTTTCCATTACGCCCATGCGAACGCGACTGATCGTCCACGCAGAGCTCTTGCCATTATTTTCATGCCAGATGGCATTACGTTCAGCGGTGTAACCCATCCAATAACAGATGGTGTCAGCTTAGAAAAGGATCAAGCGATTAAAGGGCCTTTATTCCCTTTATTGGCCAAACGAGTATGA
- a CDS encoding AraC family transcriptional regulator: protein MAGAYRVDYKTISPYVRFVHEVVIPPGEHTPERYIYDHEFIYVVKGKGRLRIENKEHPMGPGDLLYIRPNRTNEMFVHDDEPMHCFAVHFDYVFLGEAADFSPYAVYLGRRLDEGTPDTHWLQARPDAEFTDMDIPEHMTPSRVHQFFEAFKELCLRFQDSRSDAQIWLKSSMLQLIGLIQQELTTEEGIWIGHSHADLMLDAIQFMKENYTQKLDLPMLAMRANLSPKYFGTLFKQATGQSCSQYLLQLRMEEAKRLLRQQSLTIEVIAEKVGIGDLFYFSKLFKKSEGLSPKRYADSLRWLSLK from the coding sequence ATGGCTGGAGCTTATCGGGTTGATTACAAAACAATATCTCCTTACGTCCGTTTCGTTCATGAAGTCGTTATTCCACCAGGGGAGCACACCCCGGAAAGATATATTTATGATCATGAATTTATATATGTAGTGAAAGGGAAAGGCCGACTTAGAATTGAGAATAAAGAGCATCCGATGGGACCGGGTGATCTGTTATATATTCGTCCGAATAGAACGAACGAAATGTTCGTACATGACGATGAGCCGATGCATTGCTTTGCCGTGCATTTCGATTATGTTTTTTTAGGTGAGGCGGCGGATTTCTCTCCTTATGCTGTCTATTTGGGACGACGATTAGATGAAGGGACTCCGGATACCCATTGGCTTCAAGCTAGGCCGGACGCTGAATTTACAGATATGGACATTCCAGAGCATATGACTCCGAGCCGGGTGCACCAATTTTTTGAAGCTTTTAAAGAGCTGTGCTTGCGTTTTCAAGATTCAAGATCGGATGCCCAGATTTGGTTAAAATCTTCAATGCTTCAACTGATCGGACTTATTCAGCAAGAGTTAACGACGGAGGAAGGGATTTGGATTGGTCATTCTCATGCGGATCTCATGCTTGATGCTATCCAATTCATGAAGGAAAATTATACTCAAAAATTGGATTTACCGATGCTAGCTATGCGAGCAAATTTGTCGCCTAAATATTTTGGTACTTTGTTTAAGCAGGCAACAGGGCAATCTTGCTCCCAGTACTTGCTGCAGCTTAGGATGGAGGAGGCCAAACGCTTGCTACGACAGCAGTCGCTTACCATTGAAGTAATCGCAGAAAAAGTGGGGATTGGCGATCTCTTCTACTTTAGTAAGCTTTTCAAAAAATCGGAGGGATTGTCTCCAAAGCGTTATGCGGATTCACTTAGATGGCTAAGCTTGAAGTAA
- a CDS encoding sporulation protein YjcZ: protein MIDLGYPVAGVGAGCGVSGGGIGAAAFALVLFVLLVIILRAGY from the coding sequence GTGATAGACTTGGGATACCCTGTTGCAGGTGTCGGTGCAGGTTGTGGCGTTAGTGGTGGCGGAATAGGTGCTGCTGCATTCGCACTTGTACTTTTCGTTCTCTTGGTAATCATCTTGCGCGCTGGTTATTAA
- a CDS encoding DUF3185 family protein, producing MFGATDIIFEREIVGAILLVVGIVLGIYGLQRYRTLRRNYSL from the coding sequence TTGTTCGGCGCCACAGATATCATTTTTGAACGAGAAATTGTTGGAGCTATCCTGCTGGTTGTGGGAATTGTCCTAGGAATTTACGGCTTACAACGCTACAGAACATTAAGGCGCAATTACAGCTTGTAA
- a CDS encoding WGxxGxxG family protein — MKKFLTSLTMLMSLSLVLMVPAFAEDTSNSKAQSNKVITNDYTPLRTAPGLNKTYYPNTAGTNTSTILSNGTNNGAYTNGNYYDRSIGGMRTNGMGTGGIGTGGMGTGTYSTYGTNGNFGTYGAYDSTRMNSYRPYSTHDGLRGTTRNTVRTMETTAKRTSNWGWLGLLGLFGLAGMRSRSRDEAR, encoded by the coding sequence TTGAAGAAATTTCTGACCAGCTTGACGATGTTGATGAGTTTGTCCTTGGTGCTTATGGTTCCTGCATTCGCGGAGGACACAAGTAACAGTAAGGCGCAATCCAATAAGGTCATCACTAATGATTATACTCCTTTAAGAACTGCTCCCGGTCTTAACAAAACGTACTATCCGAATACAGCCGGGACGAACACAAGCACGATACTCAGCAATGGAACTAATAATGGCGCGTATACAAATGGTAACTACTACGACAGATCAATTGGCGGAATGAGAACAAACGGAATGGGAACAGGTGGAATCGGAACTGGCGGAATGGGAACAGGAACTTATAGCACTTATGGAACTAATGGAAATTTTGGTACGTATGGAGCGTATGACTCCACACGAATGAATAGCTATCGGCCGTATTCCACGCATGATGGTCTTCGCGGAACTACACGCAACACAGTAAGAACAATGGAAACAACCGCAAAAAGGACCTCAAACTGGGGCTGGTTAGGACTGCTTGGTCTATTCGGTTTAGCGGGCATGCGCAGCCGTAGCCGTGACGAAGCGCGATAA
- a CDS encoding divergent polysaccharide deacetylase family protein, whose protein sequence is MKNTKKSFSKIGILAAVGIFTGAFTFQAQTHAYVQANTQAHPQAHAQTNTQAHEPSSFHAVTPGDKPVTAPRQIAIVIDDLGNGMKGTEQMLQLPIKLTVAVMPFLPTTKKDAEAAFAKGHDVIVHLPMEPVRGLKSWLGPGAITTDLTDEEIRKRVEGAIADVPHAIGMNNHMGSKATADKRVMRVVLQVCKEKGLFFLDSRTSFKTVVPAVAKELGVFTLHNDVFLDDVYTHNHVMHQIGVLKKFLTKNERCIVIGHVGAPGLYTSGVLKNVIPELKSQATFVRLTQLLPLPTTPTLQGEKKR, encoded by the coding sequence ATGAAAAACACAAAAAAAAGTTTCTCAAAGATAGGAATTTTGGCAGCAGTGGGCATTTTTACAGGTGCTTTCACTTTTCAAGCACAAACACACGCGTACGTCCAAGCCAACACCCAAGCCCATCCACAAGCCCACGCCCAAACAAACACCCAAGCCCACGAACCCTCTTCATTTCACGCAGTAACCCCAGGGGACAAGCCCGTCACAGCCCCGCGACAAATAGCTATAGTCATCGACGATTTGGGCAATGGGATGAAGGGAACCGAACAAATGCTACAGCTGCCGATTAAATTAACGGTCGCAGTCATGCCATTCCTTCCTACAACGAAAAAAGATGCAGAGGCCGCCTTTGCCAAAGGTCATGACGTCATTGTTCACCTCCCAATGGAGCCCGTAAGAGGCTTGAAGAGCTGGCTGGGACCCGGGGCTATTACGACAGATTTGACGGATGAGGAAATTCGCAAACGAGTTGAAGGTGCAATAGCAGATGTGCCACATGCGATCGGAATGAACAATCATATGGGCTCCAAAGCGACGGCGGATAAGCGAGTCATGCGAGTTGTGCTGCAGGTATGCAAGGAGAAGGGGTTATTTTTCTTAGACAGCCGGACCTCTTTCAAAACAGTTGTGCCCGCAGTGGCTAAGGAGCTCGGAGTATTCACTCTGCATAACGATGTTTTTCTGGATGATGTATATACTCACAACCATGTGATGCATCAAATCGGGGTACTTAAGAAATTTTTGACGAAAAATGAACGTTGTATTGTAATTGGTCATGTGGGCGCTCCAGGATTATATACGTCAGGGGTGCTAAAAAATGTTATCCCCGAACTAAAGAGCCAAGCTACTTTTGTCCGCTTGACTCAATTACTCCCTTTACCGACGACACCTACGCTTCAAGGGGAAAAGAAGCGATAG
- a CDS encoding N-acetylmuramoyl-L-alanine amidase family protein: MYRILIFICSLLLLTGWKAEPPHLKRALPSADVLIDAGHGGIDGGTHWNSILEKDINLAISRKLYLLLRSKGLKVILNRTGDYALSDDNRWNVTRSRHRRDLSQRRGLSNEIGASLFVSIHVNWSPKGSKRGPLVIHQAEAHSAMLASFIQSNLNLQQGRSRLPMVADKFYLLNRVQVPSVIVETAFLSDPGDRAMLTSIPGQNRVAAAIANGIMDYRFFSP; encoded by the coding sequence ATGTATCGAATTTTAATATTCATTTGTTCATTGCTGCTGTTAACGGGCTGGAAGGCAGAGCCGCCACACCTCAAACGTGCACTACCTTCCGCTGACGTGCTCATTGATGCTGGTCATGGTGGAATTGATGGTGGTACTCACTGGAACAGTATTCTTGAAAAGGATATTAATCTCGCTATCTCACGCAAGCTTTACTTGCTGCTCCGCAGCAAGGGCTTAAAGGTTATTCTGAATCGTACCGGAGATTATGCTCTCAGTGACGACAATCGTTGGAACGTAACACGTTCTCGCCATCGGCGCGACTTGTCGCAACGTCGTGGCTTGTCCAATGAGATTGGTGCCTCGCTGTTTGTGAGCATTCATGTTAATTGGTCTCCTAAGGGAAGTAAACGAGGACCTCTAGTCATACATCAGGCCGAGGCACACAGTGCCATGCTGGCCAGCTTCATCCAGAGCAACTTAAATCTACAGCAAGGAAGAAGCCGTCTTCCTATGGTTGCGGATAAATTTTATTTGTTGAATCGGGTTCAGGTGCCAAGTGTTATTGTGGAAACGGCTTTCCTTAGTGACCCAGGTGACAGGGCCATGCTAACCTCAATACCTGGTCAGAATCGAGTAGCAGCAGCTATAGCAAACGGGATAATGGACTATCGCTTCTTTTCCCCTTGA
- a CDS encoding YqzE family protein encodes MDSSEYIKYMTEQVVGYMDRPKEETEVKSHKKLSREPWLTRWFGVAPMGLMMWWGNRRDTKNKTHPEVRSVNSSDYR; translated from the coding sequence ATGGATAGCTCGGAATATATAAAATACATGACGGAGCAGGTTGTTGGTTATATGGACCGTCCGAAGGAAGAGACAGAGGTTAAGTCACATAAGAAGCTCAGTCGTGAGCCGTGGCTAACGAGATGGTTCGGAGTGGCTCCAATGGGTCTTATGATGTGGTGGGGGAATAGAAGAGATACAAAAAACAAAACACACCCTGAGGTGCGTTCTGTGAATTCCTCTGATTATCGATAA
- a CDS encoding YqhG family protein, whose product MNTKQVQKFTAAYLDSTGCHFIEKSPTSITVKLSPDADRALTNRPYYWSFVDRTGADPQTMTYRWSFENPSMASRASLSPISYVMTESGRIIQEDVYFGSRRLHQLFDAVKQGGRCVTLFEEPPKGKMDPFASQPYTAWLGVNFKVGYECDMKREELYGWGISLATGVMDDQFLEKVKDRKLTPRLPSNVHLLKNGLSLRKGMSQLELTMERKLKSTDFSWASEAEQRRQDELERIRNYYKPMLDSMTHEDQKEQQAALAVRFQQREAEIDWQYRPRVSVTVMNCGIFHLPGIH is encoded by the coding sequence ATGAATACGAAACAGGTTCAGAAATTTACAGCGGCTTACTTGGATTCAACCGGGTGCCACTTCATTGAGAAGAGTCCGACTAGCATTACGGTTAAGCTATCTCCAGATGCAGACCGGGCTCTGACGAATCGCCCTTATTATTGGAGCTTCGTTGATCGGACAGGTGCTGACCCACAAACGATGACCTATCGGTGGTCGTTCGAGAATCCTTCCATGGCCAGCAGGGCATCGCTATCCCCTATCTCTTATGTAATGACGGAGTCGGGAAGAATCATTCAAGAGGATGTTTACTTCGGTTCGAGAAGGCTGCATCAGCTATTCGATGCCGTTAAGCAAGGTGGTCGCTGCGTTACTTTATTCGAGGAGCCTCCAAAGGGGAAAATGGACCCATTCGCCTCCCAGCCCTATACGGCATGGCTAGGGGTTAATTTTAAGGTTGGATACGAATGCGATATGAAGCGTGAGGAGCTATATGGCTGGGGAATTTCTTTGGCTACGGGCGTAATGGATGATCAATTTCTGGAAAAGGTGAAGGATAGGAAGCTCACTCCTCGTCTTCCTTCCAATGTTCATCTGCTGAAAAACGGCTTATCTCTGCGCAAGGGGATGTCTCAGTTAGAGCTGACGATGGAGCGGAAGCTCAAAAGCACCGACTTCTCCTGGGCATCCGAAGCAGAGCAACGTCGACAGGACGAGCTTGAGCGAATTCGCAACTATTACAAGCCTATGCTGGACAGTATGACTCATGAGGATCAGAAGGAGCAGCAAGCTGCTCTAGCTGTCCGTTTCCAGCAGCGTGAAGCGGAAATTGACTGGCAGTATCGTCCCAGAGTTTCTGTAACCGTCATGAATTGCGGAATTTTTCACCTGCCTGGCATTCACTAA